A single Manduca sexta isolate Smith_Timp_Sample1 chromosome 11, JHU_Msex_v1.0, whole genome shotgun sequence DNA region contains:
- the LOC115447193 gene encoding uncharacterized protein LOC115447193, whose translation MDHIQAPPAIPHLVQVYQPPTTSKQNPQIIHISHSTSQGKVAYQQTITSESIHIPVTSHTIGNDQIMSQNQLVMSCQQHLHSMQPLQTQIPSQVLQGADMGQSLHVLLPQVPVFKQHMLMNGVQQQYYGQYGYPKEQCIVTKLEPEVQLLGEKRVECKTEHATQVDDDNVHRKKRMRSQVPNPNMWACNVRKLKHQRGEAYISRRGKYVPERRIKNTKDCLRTCKYKCSERISDADREHVFKAFYSLNANEKKHFLLNTTERNHVKHGKVSENHKRKYMFKYFFLIRSVKHTVCKNFYLGTLAISQKPVYNVHLGKSDMNIPKPDGRGLSESSTHSLPSEIKDRVRKHIMSFTTLDSKPIKQFSKKKQYLESNLSIKQMYTMYFNDCGKDNVVPVKESMYRKIFKQEFNLHFRKNKDQLCCKCKGSIKKK comes from the exons ATGGACCACATTCAAGCACCTCCAGCCATCCCTCATCTGGTGCAAGTCTACCAGCCCCCAACAACATCGAAACAAAACCCACAAATAATCCACATCTCCCACTCAACTTCACAGGGGAAGGTCGCGTACCAACAAACAATCACTTCCGAGTCCATACATATTCCGGTAACCTCACACACTATAGGAAACGATCAGATCATGTCACAGAACCAGCTAGTTATGTCTTGCCAACAGCATTTGCATAGCATGCAGCCGTTACAGACTCAGATACCTTCACAAGTGCTGCAGGGAGCGGATATGGGGCAGTCTTTGCATGTTCTTCTACCACAAGTGCCAGTATTTAAGCAGCACATGCTTATGAATGGGGTTCAGCAGCAATATTATGGACAATATGGATATCCGAAAGAACAGTGTATTGTTACGAAATTGGAGCCTGAGGTGCAGTTGTTGGGAGAAAAACGAGTGGa ATGCAAAACAGAACATGCTACACAAGTTGATGATGACAATGTCCACAGGAAAAAGCGCATGCGCAGTCAAGTACCCAACCCAAACATGTGGGCATGTAATGTGCGCAAATTAAAACATCAGAGAGGAGAGGCGTACATCAGCAGAAGGGGGAAATATGTCCCTGAAAGACGAATAAAGAATACTAAAGACTGCCTTAGAACTTGCAAGTATAAATGTAGTGAAAGAATCAGCGATGCAGATAGGGAGCATGTCTTTAAagcattttattcattaaatgcTAATGAAAAGAAACATTTCTTACTAAACACAACAGAAAGAAATCATGTGAAACATGGTAAAGTGTCAGAAAACCACAAAAGAAAGTATATGTTCAAGTATTTTTTCCTAATTAGATCTGTAAAGCATACTGTGTGTAAGAATTTCTATTTAGGCACATTAGCAATTTCCCAGAAGCCTGTTTACAATGTCCATTTAGGGAAATCAGACATGAACATACCAAAACCAGATGGACGGGGCCTCTCGGAATCTAGTACACATTCATTACCTTCGGAAATTAAAGACAGAGTTAGGAAACACATAATGTCATTTACAACACTTGATTCGAAACCTATAAAACAGTTTTctaagaaaaaacaatatttagagtcaaatttaagtataaaacaaatgtatacaatgtattttaatgatTGCGGGAAGGATAATGTAGTGCCTGTTAAGGAATCTATGTACAGAAAGATTTTTAAGCAAGAATTCAATTTGCACTTTAGGAAGAATAAAGATCAACTTTGCTGTAAATGTAAAGGGTCTATTAAGAAAAAgtga
- the LOC115447195 gene encoding ecdysteroid-regulated 16 kDa protein gives MLFYITVTVLLVSAQAKFYTDCGSKLATVQSVGVSGCAENARECVLKRNSNVTISIDFTPTTDVSAITTEVHGVIMSLPVPFPLSQPDACKDNGLTCPIKAGVVANYKTTLPVLKSYPKVSVDVKWELKKDEEDLVCILIPARIH, from the exons ATGTTGTTTTACATTACCGTTACTGTGCTTCTGGTTAGTGCCCAGGCCAAATTCTACACGGATTGtg gTTCAAAATTGGCCACGGTACAGTCAGTGGGTGTTAGCGGGTGCGCGGAGAATGCCAGAGAATGCGTCCTGAAGAGGAACTCCAACGTTACCATCAGTATTGACTTCACTCCAA CGACGGACGTGAGCGCCATAACGACCGAGGTGCACGGCGTCATCATGAGTCTGCCGGTGCCGTTCCCCTTGTCGCAGCCCGACGCGTGTAAGGACAACGGACTCACCTGTCCCATTAAG GCTGGTGTCGTAGCAAATTACAAGACAACTCTGCCTGTTCTTAAGTCGTATCCCAAAGTGAGCGTAGACGTCAAATGGGAATTGAAGAAGGACGAAGAAGACCTCGTCTGTATCTTGATACCGGCAAGAATCcactga